The following are from one region of the Takifugu rubripes chromosome 16, fTakRub1.2, whole genome shotgun sequence genome:
- the kcnk3a gene encoding potassium channel subfamily K member 3a isoform X2, translated as MEIISSSFLLVLLTAGYGHAAPSTDGGKIFCMVYALLGIPLTLVMFQSVGERINTCVRYLLHRLKKCLGMRRTEVSMVNMLIIGVISCMSTLCIGALAFSHFEGWSFFHAYYYCFITLTTIGFGDYVALQNEQALQTKPKYVAFSFIYILTGLAVIGAFLNLAVLRFMTMNAEDEKRDAEQRALLAHNGQAGGHIHCSTDPTSSPSTPSGCGGVSAVGGSGGGAASRGLRNVYAEVLHFQSMCSCLWYKSREKLQYSIPMIIPRDLSTSDTYMEQGEAFSNPLHSNGCVCSLQRHSGISSVSTGLHSISNYRRLNKRRSSI; from the coding sequence GATACGGCCATGCAGCACCCAGCACAGATGGAGGGAAGATATTCTGTATGGTGTACGCACTTCTGGGCATCCCTCTCACTTTGGTCATGTTCCAGAGCGTTGGTGAGCGCATCAACACTTGTGTCAGATATCTGCTTCACCGCCTGAAAAAGTGCCTGGGAATGAGGCGCACCGAGGTGTCCATGGTCAACATGCTGATTATCGGTGTCATATCCTGCATGAGCACGCTGTGCATAGGGGCACTGGCCTTTTCCCACTTTGAAGGATGGAGTTTCTTCCACGCTTATTACTACTGCTTCATCACGCTCACCACCATCGGCTTTGGGGACTACGTGGCCCTGCAGAATGAACAAGCTCTGCAGACCAAGCCCAAATACGTGGCCTTCAGCTTCATCTACATCCTGACGGGACTGGCCGTGATCGGAGCCTTCCTCAACTTGGCAGTGCTGCGCTTCATGACCATGAACGCTGAGGACGAGAAGCGGGATGCTGAGCAGAGAGCACTGCTCGCTCACAACGGCCAGGCGGGCGGACACATCCACTGTTCCACGGACCCAACCTCCTCGCCCTCCACGCCGTCCGGATGCGGCGGGGTGAGCGCAGTCGGTGGGAGCGGAGGAGGGGCGGCGAGCCGCGGCCTGCGCAACGTTTACGCTGAGGTGCTGCACTTCCAATCCATGTGCTCCTGCCTTTGGTACAagagcagagagaagctgcaATACTCCATCCCCATGATTATCCCGCGTGACCTCTCCACCTCTGACACGTACATGGAGCAGGGGGAGGCTTTTTCCAACCCTCTGCACTCTAACggctgtgtgtgcagcctgcaaCGTCACTCAGGCATCAGCTCGGTGTCCACCGGTCTGCACAGCATCAGCAACTACAGGCGGCTCAACAAACGCAGAAGCTCCATCTAA